One region of Corynebacterium capitovis DSM 44611 genomic DNA includes:
- the trxA gene encoding thioredoxin — protein sequence MTTSVPVTQASFTSEVVEATTPVIVDFWAQWCGPCAKLSPLLDGVATDLSGAVKVVTVDVDAERGLAAMYQVMSLPTVLIFNDGHVVDQFVGLLSKDEILARLSPLL from the coding sequence ATGACTACCTCGGTACCCGTTACCCAGGCCTCGTTTACGTCCGAGGTCGTTGAGGCGACGACTCCCGTCATCGTCGACTTCTGGGCGCAGTGGTGCGGCCCCTGCGCCAAGCTCTCCCCGCTGCTGGACGGTGTAGCGACCGATCTGTCCGGCGCCGTCAAAGTGGTCACTGTCGACGTGGATGCCGAGCGCGGACTCGCCGCAATGTACCAGGTCATGTCTTTGCCGACGGTGCTGATCTTCAACGACGGGCACGTCGTCGACCAGTTCGTCGGACTCCTGTCGAAAGACGAGATCCTCGCCCGTCTCTCCCCGCTGTTGTAG